The Pseudodesulfovibrio sp. zrk46 genome contains a region encoding:
- a CDS encoding DUF927 domain-containing protein, whose translation MLTRFFCYAKKEYGKPGRRTWLEFSEETLAQAIRDGAEFISTMTFSHKPQQGKPEPIRNGDLVLDLDYAKDPARAVVDALVFIEGLIVLGIDPAVLRIWLSGKKGLHIVIPAAVYGDMEGDALLPLIHKAFVGILLSRIPGRIGTVDMSIYNMGAGRLLRCENIQRSNGRYKVPVSYEELSSLTYDDLEKLTLEKRCLEKTECVLPTPVPKIVELFQEAHKQVHSWDSLMNPTKAVSELERCSYIKYCRENAETLSEEAWFGMVNVLAPLGKRGRDAIHSLSKPYPNYDYVETEMKIKRAVMGNKPHTCATLKGIWDCGRNCGVKSPTVLWRKKDAEKVTAERFVSDEAGLFYITDPDEPDLGREFICSPLEVKAFVRNPQNSSWGRLVSLTDPEGVQHEIQLSMSDLGANGDPWRASLLDHGLSLPPTKFARTKLQEYLLTAQPGKFARKVDKLGWHGEAYVLPDGVIGGRSDEAIILESAVSDDLFNTAGTLEEWQEQIGRYCVGNSRLILAVSFALTGCLLRLLGMEGGGLHLFGDSSCGKTTALKVAGSVCGGNAGKPFLRQWRATDNALESTAALHNDNLLCLDEISQATPKVVSEVAYMLANGQGKGRANRKGNARARKEWVLAFLSSGEKTLSDKISEDFRFDSLAGQMVRVVDVAANAGDGLGIYENLHDFASGRELSDYLSQQSVKFYGTPLRAFLQQLVAAPDVCRKSVSDRINRFREQYCPVDASGQVQRVCARFGLSAAAGEIASELGILPWPGQTSDKAMSQLFSDWIAWRGGIGNVEEDKALERVREYIEMYGETRFGELHDKFQPYNAVGYRYLDNFEVRYFMKVPAFRKELCKGISIKNLLKLLNEKDCLAHNSKGEIKEFKSVRGTTVRGYTLIAEGLSAL comes from the coding sequence ATGCTGACAAGGTTCTTTTGTTACGCAAAAAAAGAGTATGGAAAACCTGGCCGCCGAACGTGGTTGGAGTTTTCCGAAGAGACGTTGGCCCAGGCCATTCGTGATGGTGCGGAGTTTATTTCGACCATGACCTTTTCGCACAAACCCCAACAGGGGAAGCCGGAGCCCATCCGTAACGGGGATTTGGTTCTGGATCTTGATTATGCCAAGGATCCTGCAAGAGCTGTGGTCGATGCTTTGGTTTTCATTGAAGGGCTCATCGTTTTGGGAATAGACCCGGCAGTGCTGCGTATATGGTTGAGTGGCAAGAAGGGGCTGCATATCGTTATCCCTGCAGCCGTGTATGGCGATATGGAGGGAGACGCGCTTTTGCCCTTGATTCACAAGGCGTTTGTTGGAATTCTGCTCAGTCGAATTCCCGGAAGGATCGGGACGGTGGATATGAGCATCTACAATATGGGAGCCGGGCGGCTGCTCCGTTGTGAGAACATCCAGCGTTCGAATGGGCGATATAAGGTGCCGGTTTCGTATGAAGAGCTGTCTTCCCTTACTTATGATGACCTGGAAAAGCTGACATTGGAAAAGAGGTGTCTGGAGAAAACGGAATGCGTGCTCCCTACCCCGGTCCCGAAGATCGTGGAATTGTTCCAGGAAGCACATAAGCAGGTTCACTCATGGGACTCCCTTATGAATCCGACAAAGGCGGTATCCGAGTTGGAGCGCTGCAGCTATATCAAATATTGTCGTGAGAATGCAGAAACTCTCTCGGAGGAAGCATGGTTTGGCATGGTCAATGTGCTGGCTCCGCTTGGCAAGCGTGGCAGGGATGCCATTCACAGCCTTAGCAAGCCGTATCCTAATTACGATTATGTCGAGACTGAGATGAAGATTAAGCGGGCTGTTATGGGCAATAAGCCACATACCTGTGCCACGCTTAAAGGCATCTGGGACTGTGGCAGAAATTGTGGCGTGAAAAGTCCGACAGTCCTGTGGCGTAAGAAGGATGCTGAAAAGGTGACAGCAGAGCGTTTCGTCAGTGATGAAGCCGGGCTGTTTTATATTACGGACCCTGATGAGCCGGATCTCGGACGAGAGTTTATCTGCTCGCCATTGGAAGTGAAGGCCTTCGTGCGGAACCCACAGAATTCATCGTGGGGGAGGCTGGTAAGCCTGACCGATCCGGAAGGCGTTCAACATGAGATTCAGCTTAGTATGAGTGACCTAGGCGCTAACGGTGATCCATGGCGGGCCTCATTGCTTGATCATGGCCTGAGCCTTCCGCCCACCAAGTTCGCCCGCACCAAGTTGCAGGAATATCTCCTCACTGCTCAACCTGGGAAGTTCGCCAGAAAAGTGGACAAGCTCGGTTGGCATGGCGAGGCCTACGTTCTGCCGGATGGCGTGATCGGTGGGAGGAGTGATGAGGCTATCATTCTCGAAAGTGCTGTGTCCGACGATCTCTTCAATACGGCGGGTACACTCGAAGAATGGCAGGAGCAGATTGGTCGCTACTGCGTGGGAAACAGCCGCCTGATTTTGGCCGTGTCCTTTGCCCTGACAGGCTGCCTTCTACGCCTTTTGGGTATGGAGGGCGGAGGCCTTCACCTCTTCGGCGACTCCTCATGCGGAAAGACCACGGCCCTGAAGGTTGCTGGTTCTGTTTGTGGTGGAAATGCGGGGAAGCCGTTCCTGCGCCAGTGGAGAGCGACGGATAATGCCTTGGAAAGCACCGCCGCTCTCCACAATGACAACCTGTTGTGTCTGGATGAGATCAGCCAGGCCACGCCCAAAGTGGTCAGCGAGGTTGCATATATGCTGGCCAATGGGCAGGGGAAGGGCAGAGCCAACCGGAAGGGCAATGCCAGAGCCCGCAAAGAGTGGGTGCTGGCCTTCCTGTCAAGCGGCGAAAAGACGCTGAGTGACAAGATCAGCGAAGACTTCAGGTTTGATTCTCTGGCCGGTCAGATGGTCCGCGTGGTTGATGTCGCGGCTAATGCCGGTGATGGTCTGGGGATCTATGAGAACTTGCATGACTTCGCAAGCGGGCGAGAACTGAGTGATTACCTCTCTCAACAGTCCGTGAAGTTCTATGGGACTCCCCTGCGGGCCTTCCTTCAACAACTCGTGGCGGCTCCCGATGTGTGTCGCAAATCCGTGAGTGACAGGATCAATCGGTTCCGTGAACAGTATTGTCCGGTCGATGCTTCCGGGCAGGTGCAGCGAGTCTGTGCACGATTCGGTCTGTCAGCCGCCGCAGGAGAGATTGCTTCGGAACTCGGTATTCTGCCGTGGCCGGGACAGACGTCCGACAAAGCCATGTCCCAACTGTTTAGCGACTGGATTGCGTGGCGCGGTGGCATCGGCAATGTGGAAGAGGACAAAGCCCTGGAACGAGTCCGTGAATATATAGAAATGTACGGTGAAACGCGTTTTGGTGAACTACATGATAAGTTTCAACCATACAATGCGGTCGGGTATCGCTATCTCGACAACTTCGAAGTGCGGTATTTCATGAAGGTTCCGGCGTTTCGCAAGGAACTCTGCAAGGGTATATCAATAAAGAATCTACTGAAGCTCTTGAATGAGAAAGACTGCCTAGCCCATAATAGCAAAGGAGAGATCAAAGAATTCAAAAGCGTGAGGGGGACCACGGTTCGTGGCTACACTCTGATAGCTGAAGGTCTGAGTGCACTCTAG
- a CDS encoding DUF3150 domain-containing protein, whose product MMNIDITVLDNLIALNLDVKIWTARKKLLPVDFGGAELPPEELASLGSKKICDPKELRIFGTLKARAVNLLDRTGVRFLGGWGIPEDKADEIVTELTDIRADFLNAKAQFLNRYDEAIKDWIVQHPGWESLIGSSSVSADYVRSRLDFKWQFFKLVPPNDNVVGHGLQNEVSELGGTLFDEVAKAASDTWKRCFEGKDKVTHKALSPLRSIHSKLAGLTFVEPRVVPVVDLLDTAFNRVPKRGYIHGSALVMLQGVVSLLRDPVTLVTHGQKILDGQDSSEILAGLVADTIQPVSEELPPSEAEFIPEQAHQHQIDSHGLW is encoded by the coding sequence ATGATGAATATCGACATAACTGTTCTCGACAACCTGATCGCTCTGAATCTCGACGTGAAGATTTGGACTGCGCGTAAGAAGCTACTGCCTGTAGACTTTGGTGGTGCAGAACTGCCGCCCGAAGAACTGGCATCACTGGGTAGCAAGAAAATTTGCGATCCCAAAGAACTGCGGATTTTTGGGACTCTCAAGGCTCGCGCCGTGAACCTGCTGGATAGGACTGGCGTCCGCTTCCTCGGCGGCTGGGGTATCCCGGAAGACAAGGCTGATGAGATCGTAACTGAGTTGACCGACATTCGGGCTGACTTCCTGAATGCAAAAGCACAGTTTCTCAACCGATACGATGAAGCCATCAAAGACTGGATCGTTCAGCATCCCGGCTGGGAAAGCCTGATTGGTTCTTCTTCGGTAAGTGCGGATTACGTCCGCAGTCGGTTGGACTTCAAATGGCAATTCTTCAAGCTCGTTCCACCCAATGACAACGTTGTTGGGCATGGACTGCAAAATGAGGTGAGCGAACTGGGCGGAACCTTGTTTGACGAGGTGGCTAAGGCCGCTAGCGACACATGGAAACGCTGCTTTGAAGGCAAAGACAAGGTGACGCACAAGGCACTTTCGCCTCTGCGTTCCATCCATAGCAAACTCGCTGGGCTGACCTTTGTTGAGCCTCGCGTGGTGCCGGTAGTAGATTTGCTGGATACGGCTTTCAATCGTGTCCCCAAACGCGGGTACATCCATGGGAGCGCGCTGGTTATGCTACAAGGCGTAGTCTCTCTGCTCCGAGATCCGGTAACGCTTGTTACTCATGGGCAGAAGATTTTGGATGGGCAGGACTCATCCGAAATCCTGGCCGGATTGGTTGCTGACACGATTCAGCCTGTGTCGGAAGAATTGCCTCCCTCCGAAGCTGAGTTTATCCCTGAACAAGCTCACCAGCACCAAATCGACAGCCACGGGCTTTGGTGA
- a CDS encoding ERF family protein has translation METQMNSSEITELAEAMIQVQQMLSPALRDAENTFTNSRYATLHSVMNACRDALLEHGIWLTQYPVSVEANQLGLVTKLVHAETGQWQASLLTMPLPKSDPQGYGSAMTYARRYGMAALVGIVTESDDDGELASFQGEPHNPGFSPRNYGRNSNASQPQLTPKSGDTGMTNLPRLDGVQYRKGAANDGKQCVLATGDTHSKKELLRKAGFRWDGIRKVWWRYTDAA, from the coding sequence ATGGAAACACAGATGAATTCTTCCGAGATTACTGAGTTGGCAGAGGCGATGATTCAGGTGCAGCAGATGCTTTCTCCGGCGTTGAGGGATGCAGAAAACACGTTCACTAACAGTCGGTATGCAACACTGCATTCCGTCATGAATGCATGCCGGGATGCCCTGCTTGAGCATGGCATTTGGTTGACCCAGTATCCGGTGTCGGTGGAAGCGAACCAGTTAGGGCTGGTAACCAAGCTTGTCCACGCTGAGACTGGACAATGGCAGGCATCCCTCTTGACGATGCCGCTGCCCAAGAGTGACCCGCAGGGCTATGGTTCTGCCATGACCTACGCCCGTCGTTACGGGATGGCTGCTTTGGTTGGGATTGTGACCGAGAGCGATGATGATGGCGAATTGGCTTCCTTTCAGGGAGAACCGCACAATCCCGGATTTTCCCCCCGGAATTATGGGAGGAATTCGAATGCTTCGCAGCCCCAATTGACTCCCAAGAGTGGTGATACTGGCATGACAAATTTGCCCCGTCTCGACGGTGTGCAGTACCGAAAGGGCGCAGCCAATGACGGCAAGCAGTGTGTGTTAGCTACAGGCGATACTCATTCCAAGAAAGAGCTTTTGCGTAAGGCCGGGTTCCGCTGGGATGGCATTCGCAAGGTCTGGTGGAGGTATACAGATGCAGCATGA
- a CDS encoding AAA family ATPase — MSESLKELETLQPVDLDAGETFSGKTSKRTVRGFASASSFTPDLKPEYVFHDSSHDAVVWFMDSSDPLYVFGPAGSGKTSLIKQLAAKLNYPVFDITGHGRLDFPDMVGHLTVEDSNMSFLYGPLALAMKFGGLFLLNEIDLLDPATVAGLNGILDGDPLCIPENGGEIIKPHPLFRFAATANTNGGNDETGLYQGTLRQNLAFMDRFWLCEIGYPKPKAERELLHRKAPGLPKEVRTKMVEFANEVRKLFMGEADGNFRDTIEVTFSTRTLIRWADLTVRFQPLARQGIQPVTYALDRALAYRATPETRTVLHELAQRMFPQQEENEK; from the coding sequence ATGAGTGAATCCCTCAAAGAATTAGAAACATTGCAACCTGTAGACCTCGACGCCGGTGAAACCTTCAGTGGCAAAACGTCCAAACGCACAGTGCGCGGCTTTGCGTCCGCGTCTTCGTTCACCCCAGATCTGAAGCCGGAATACGTGTTTCACGACTCCAGCCATGATGCAGTCGTGTGGTTTATGGACTCATCCGATCCGCTGTACGTCTTTGGCCCCGCAGGGAGTGGAAAGACAAGTCTCATCAAACAGCTTGCTGCCAAGCTCAATTACCCTGTGTTCGACATCACCGGTCATGGGCGGCTGGATTTTCCAGATATGGTGGGCCATCTGACCGTGGAGGATTCGAACATGTCTTTCCTGTATGGGCCGCTTGCATTGGCCATGAAATTCGGTGGTCTCTTCCTGCTCAATGAGATCGACCTGCTTGATCCGGCAACGGTTGCTGGCTTGAACGGCATTCTGGATGGAGATCCGCTCTGCATTCCGGAGAACGGTGGGGAGATCATCAAACCTCATCCTTTGTTCCGATTTGCGGCCACGGCCAATACCAACGGCGGCAATGATGAAACGGGGCTCTACCAAGGTACTCTTCGCCAGAATCTCGCATTCATGGACCGCTTCTGGCTGTGCGAAATCGGCTATCCCAAGCCCAAGGCAGAACGCGAATTGCTGCATCGAAAGGCTCCCGGCTTGCCCAAAGAAGTGCGCACGAAGATGGTCGAATTTGCCAACGAAGTGCGGAAGCTCTTTATGGGCGAAGCGGACGGCAACTTCCGCGACACCATTGAGGTGACGTTCTCAACTCGTACCCTGATTCGCTGGGCAGATCTCACAGTCCGATTCCAACCGTTAGCCCGACAGGGCATCCAACCCGTGACATATGCGCTCGATCGCGCTCTTGCTTATCGCGCCACGCCGGAGACCCGGACGGTGCTGCATGAGCTTGCTCAACGCATGTTCCCGCAACAAGAGGAGAATGAAAAATGA